One segment of Pantoea sp. Lij88 DNA contains the following:
- the xdhA gene encoding xanthine dehydrogenase small subunit — protein MIQFLLNNQLVSEDALDPNLTVLNYLRTRQHRPGTKEGCASGDCGACSVTLGKAVGGEMQYETVNSCLTLVSALQGKQLITVEDLRHGRALHPAQQAMVDCHGSQCGFCTPGFVMSLFSLQKNAAGWDRHQAETALAGNLCRCTGYRPIMAAAEQLCSQPVTDQFDHGAATTVQRLEALATPEMQEIGGEGRRCFLPKTPAQLAEIYLAHPDAKLIAGGTDLSLMITQQHKRIPLLIALEQVAALKVCSEFDDHYLLGAGASLQQVSEFLASRIPGVSEMLQRFASLQIRLQGTLGGNIGNASPIGDASPVLLALNASLLLQRGEQQRSLPLDQFFTGYRQTQLEKGEFIRAIRIDKVTVSPDFVAWKVSKRLDDDISAVFAAFNLQVEQGVVTSARIAFGGMAATPQRARHCEQALTGQPLNAVTVSRAAAALEEDFQPLSDFRASSNYRLQVAGNLLRRYWHRHNGEITCLEVSRYVS, from the coding sequence ATGATCCAGTTTCTGTTAAACAACCAGCTGGTCAGCGAAGATGCGCTCGACCCCAATCTCACGGTGCTCAACTACCTGCGCACCCGGCAGCATCGTCCTGGCACCAAAGAGGGCTGCGCGTCAGGCGACTGCGGCGCGTGCAGCGTCACTCTCGGTAAAGCCGTCGGGGGAGAAATGCAGTATGAAACGGTCAACAGCTGCCTGACGCTGGTCTCTGCGTTGCAGGGCAAACAGCTGATTACGGTTGAGGATCTGCGTCACGGTCGCGCACTGCATCCGGCGCAGCAGGCGATGGTCGACTGCCACGGCTCGCAGTGCGGATTCTGCACGCCAGGTTTTGTGATGTCGCTGTTCAGTCTGCAAAAAAATGCAGCGGGCTGGGATCGTCATCAGGCGGAGACCGCGCTGGCGGGTAACCTCTGCCGCTGCACCGGCTACCGGCCCATCATGGCAGCTGCGGAGCAGCTCTGCTCGCAGCCGGTCACTGACCAGTTTGATCACGGCGCTGCCACCACGGTGCAGCGGCTGGAGGCGCTGGCAACCCCGGAGATGCAGGAGATAGGCGGTGAAGGCCGCCGCTGCTTCCTGCCTAAAACCCCGGCTCAGCTGGCCGAAATTTATCTGGCCCATCCCGATGCGAAGCTGATTGCCGGTGGCACCGATCTCAGCCTGATGATTACCCAGCAGCATAAGAGAATACCGCTGCTGATTGCGCTGGAGCAGGTTGCCGCGCTGAAAGTCTGCAGCGAATTTGACGATCACTACCTGCTGGGTGCAGGTGCATCGCTGCAGCAGGTCAGCGAGTTTCTTGCCAGCCGCATTCCCGGCGTCAGCGAGATGCTGCAGCGCTTTGCCTCACTTCAAATCCGCCTGCAGGGCACGCTTGGCGGTAACATCGGCAACGCCTCCCCGATAGGCGACGCGTCGCCGGTGCTGCTGGCCCTGAATGCCAGCCTATTGTTACAGCGCGGTGAGCAGCAGCGGAGCCTGCCGCTGGACCAGTTCTTTACCGGCTATCGCCAGACGCAGCTGGAAAAAGGGGAGTTTATCCGCGCCATTCGTATCGATAAAGTGACGGTGTCACCTGATTTTGTCGCCTGGAAAGTGTCAAAACGGCTGGATGATGACATCTCCGCCGTGTTCGCCGCCTTTAACCTGCAGGTCGAACAGGGCGTGGTCACGTCCGCCCGTATCGCCTTTGGCGGCATGGCAGCGACACCGCAACGCGCCCGTCACTGTGAACAGGCGCTGACAGGTCAGCCACTTAATGCCGTGACGGTGTCACGTGCAGCCGCCGCGCTGGAGGAAGATTTCCAGCCGCTCTCCGATTTCCGCGCCAGCAGTAACTACCGCCTTCAGGTGGCAGGAAACCTGCTCCGCCGCTACTGGCATCGCCACAACGGTGAAATCACCTGCCTCGAGGTCTCCCGCTATGTCTCATAA
- the xdhB gene encoding xanthine dehydrogenase molybdopterin binding subunit has product MSHNRPELNEEVIKAQYAADLQSGVGRSHRHESAEKHVSGEARFIDDKPELPGLLHLCPRLSEHAHARILHIDVQPCYAIPGVVSVLTWQDVPGINDVGPLEPGDPLLAHDKVEYLGQIVIAVAAESPDAARLGAAAAVIEYDVLEPLLDVEQALAQGSFVQEPHIHQRGDVDAALARAPHRVSGSFHIGGQEHFYLETQTAMVIPGEDQQLQVFSSTQNPTEVQKLVAEVMGISLNQVTIDMRRMGGGFGGKETQAAGVACLCAIVARQTGRAAKMRLSRRDDMRVTGKRHPFFVRYDAGVEEDGRLCGIKIDLAGNCGYSLDLSGSIVDRAMFHADNAYYLGDARVTGYRCRTNTASNTAYRGFGGPQGMVAIEQIMDHIARDRGLDPLALRKRNYYGKQDRNITHYHQQVEDNLLDEITEQLEQSSDYQARRAEITAYNARSPLLKRGLALTPVKFGISFTSSFLNQAGALILIYTDGTVQLNHGGTEMGQGLNTKVIQIVAEVLQIETDKIQITPTDTGKVPNTSPTAASSGADLNGKAAQNAAEILRDRMTAMLCELHQCDAAAVSFRNGVVRAGEKHYTFAEVAKLAWLNQVPLSATGYYRVPGIHYDRVAGRGTPFYYYAYGAACCEVVIDTLTGESRLLRADILHDVGASLNPAIDIGQVEGGFVQGVGWLTCEELVWSDKGQLLTDGPASYKIPAISDVPADLQVTLVENRKNPKDTVFHSKAVGEPPFMLGIAAWCALQDAVASVAGYRLHPRLDAPATPERIFWGVQRLTGAIDDLS; this is encoded by the coding sequence ATGTCTCATAACCGTCCTGAACTCAACGAAGAGGTTATCAAGGCGCAGTATGCCGCGGATTTACAGAGCGGCGTGGGTCGCAGTCACCGCCATGAGAGCGCGGAAAAACATGTCTCCGGCGAGGCGCGTTTTATCGATGACAAGCCGGAACTGCCGGGGCTGTTGCATCTCTGCCCGCGCCTGAGTGAACACGCGCATGCGCGCATCCTGCATATAGACGTGCAGCCGTGCTATGCGATTCCTGGCGTCGTCAGCGTATTAACCTGGCAGGATGTGCCGGGCATCAATGATGTCGGGCCGCTGGAGCCGGGCGATCCGCTGCTGGCGCATGACAAAGTAGAGTACCTGGGGCAAATCGTGATTGCGGTGGCGGCGGAATCCCCTGACGCTGCGCGTCTTGGCGCGGCCGCGGCGGTGATTGAGTACGACGTGCTGGAACCGCTGCTGGATGTGGAACAGGCGCTGGCGCAGGGCAGCTTTGTGCAGGAACCGCACATCCATCAGCGCGGGGATGTGGACGCGGCACTGGCGCGTGCGCCGCATCGGGTCAGCGGGTCGTTTCACATTGGCGGTCAGGAGCATTTCTATCTGGAAACCCAGACGGCAATGGTCATTCCTGGCGAAGATCAGCAGCTGCAGGTCTTCTCCTCAACGCAGAACCCCACCGAAGTGCAGAAGCTGGTGGCGGAAGTTATGGGCATCAGCCTGAATCAGGTCACGATAGATATGCGCCGGATGGGCGGCGGCTTTGGCGGCAAAGAGACGCAGGCGGCGGGTGTTGCCTGTCTCTGCGCTATCGTGGCGCGTCAGACCGGCCGGGCGGCGAAGATGCGGCTCTCGCGCCGCGACGATATGCGCGTTACCGGCAAACGCCATCCGTTCTTTGTGCGCTACGATGCGGGTGTTGAAGAAGACGGGCGTCTGTGCGGCATCAAAATCGATCTGGCCGGAAACTGCGGTTATTCGCTGGATCTTAGTGGATCGATCGTCGATCGTGCGATGTTCCACGCGGATAACGCCTATTACCTCGGTGATGCGCGGGTAACCGGCTACCGCTGTCGTACCAACACTGCGTCCAACACCGCCTATCGCGGGTTTGGCGGGCCACAGGGGATGGTGGCAATTGAACAGATCATGGATCACATCGCCCGCGATCGTGGGCTGGACCCGCTGGCGCTGCGCAAACGTAACTACTACGGCAAGCAGGATCGCAACATCACCCATTACCACCAGCAGGTTGAGGACAATCTGCTGGATGAGATCACCGAACAGCTGGAACAGAGCAGCGACTATCAGGCGCGCCGCGCGGAAATCACGGCGTATAACGCCCGCAGTCCGCTGCTGAAACGTGGGCTGGCGCTGACGCCGGTAAAATTCGGCATCTCCTTTACCTCCAGCTTCCTTAATCAGGCGGGTGCGCTGATCCTGATCTACACCGACGGCACGGTTCAGCTGAACCACGGCGGTACCGAGATGGGACAGGGGCTGAACACCAAGGTGATTCAGATTGTCGCCGAAGTGCTGCAGATTGAGACCGATAAAATCCAGATTACCCCCACCGACACCGGCAAAGTGCCCAACACCTCGCCGACGGCGGCCTCCAGCGGCGCTGACCTCAACGGTAAAGCGGCGCAGAATGCCGCTGAAATCCTGCGCGATCGCATGACCGCCATGCTCTGCGAGCTGCATCAGTGTGACGCCGCGGCGGTGAGCTTCCGTAATGGCGTGGTGCGTGCAGGAGAGAAACACTACACCTTCGCCGAAGTAGCGAAACTGGCCTGGCTGAATCAGGTGCCGCTCTCTGCCACCGGCTACTACCGCGTGCCGGGCATTCATTACGACCGGGTAGCCGGGCGCGGCACGCCGTTCTATTACTATGCCTACGGCGCGGCCTGCTGCGAGGTGGTGATCGACACCTTAACCGGTGAATCTCGCCTGCTACGTGCCGACATCCTGCATGACGTGGGTGCCTCGCTGAACCCGGCCATCGACATCGGGCAGGTCGAAGGAGGCTTCGTTCAGGGCGTCGGCTGGCTCACCTGCGAAGAGCTGGTGTGGAGTGATAAAGGCCAGCTGCTGACCGATGGTCCGGCGAGCTACAAAATTCCCGCCATCAGCGACGTCCCGGCAGACCTGCAGGTGACGCTGGTGGAAAACCGCAAAAACCCGAAAGACACGGTGTTTCACTCCAAGGCCGTGGGCGAACCGCCGTTTATGTTAGGGATAGCCGCCTGGTGCGCGCTGCAGGATGCGGTCGCCAGTGTCGCCGGTTACCGGCTGCATCCACGGCTGGATGCGCCCGCGACGCCGGAGCGCATCTTCTGGGGCGTGCAGCGCCTGACGGGAGCCATTGATGATCTATCATGA
- the xdhC gene encoding xanthine dehydrogenase accessory protein XdhC: protein MIYHDWIGVLHQLREKRQSCVLITVLSEHGSVPRDSGSKMVVTQQESFLTIGGGHLEFACIAQARAMLQSGATAPHTEDFSLGARLGQCCGGKTTLLFEPLLQAQPEIFLFGAGHVGQAVVNLLATLPCHINWIDSRPGQFSSVPPGVVTWQPEDPLDCVAQAPAGSYFIIMTHHHPLDFELCEAVLKRGDFRYVGLIGSETKNQRFRYRLAGKGVQREPLARLRCPVGLPDVKGKLPAEIAVAIAGEIISVYQQQIA, encoded by the coding sequence ATGATCTATCATGACTGGATCGGCGTGCTGCATCAGCTGCGTGAAAAACGCCAGAGCTGCGTATTAATCACCGTGCTCAGTGAGCACGGTTCGGTGCCGCGAGACAGCGGCAGCAAAATGGTCGTCACGCAGCAGGAGAGTTTTCTTACCATCGGAGGCGGTCATCTGGAGTTTGCCTGCATCGCTCAGGCCAGGGCGATGCTGCAGAGCGGGGCAACCGCGCCACACACTGAGGATTTCAGCCTCGGCGCCAGGCTCGGACAGTGCTGTGGCGGCAAAACCACGCTGCTGTTTGAGCCGCTGCTGCAGGCGCAGCCGGAAATCTTTCTCTTTGGCGCGGGCCACGTCGGACAGGCAGTGGTGAATCTGCTGGCGACGTTACCCTGTCACATTAACTGGATCGACAGCCGTCCGGGGCAGTTCAGCAGCGTGCCCCCAGGCGTGGTGACCTGGCAGCCGGAGGACCCGCTCGACTGCGTGGCGCAGGCCCCTGCGGGCAGCTACTTTATTATCATGACCCATCATCATCCCCTCGACTTCGAACTGTGCGAAGCGGTGCTGAAACGCGGGGATTTCCGCTATGTCGGGCTGATTGGCTCTGAGACCAAAAACCAGCGTTTCCGCTACCGGCTGGCAGGCAAGGGGGTTCAGCGTGAACCGCTGGCACGCCTGCGCTGTCCGGTTGGTCTGCCAGACGTCAAAGGCAAGCTGCCCGCCGAGATTGCGGTGGCGATTGCCGGTGAAATCATCAGCGTTTATCAGCAGCAAATCGCCTGA
- the dcp gene encoding peptidyl-dipeptidase Dcp: MNARQNPFFSVSTLPYQAPPFDQIEEQDFLPALQAGIEEKRQEIEAIALNSEAPTFLNTFEALEKSGQLLNRVNLVFGAMTSAHTSPYLQQVDEEIAPQLTALNDDIMLNRPLFSRLDAVYLQRAKLDAESKRLVEVIWQRFQLAGANLPEAQKHQLKALNQEAARLSTRFTNKLLAATKAGGLVVDDLQQLAGLSPADLAVAQAEAQARGLEKSWLLVLQNTTQQPALQSLADRATREALFKAGVTRTEKGDENDTRELVLRLAQVRAEQARLLGFASYAEWKLQDQMAKTPKAALAFMHNIVPAARARAEREAADIQQTIDQQQGDFTLQAWDWRFYAEQVRRARYDLDESQIKPYFELNSVLQNGVFWAATQLYGIRFTPRQDLPVYHPDVQVYEIFDADETPLALFYTDFFKRDSKGGGAWMSNFVNQSTLLDSKPVIYNVCNYTKPPAGEPALLSWDDVITMFHEFGHTLHGLFASQRYPSLSGTETPRDFVEFPSQINEHWASEPAVFRHYARHYQTHELMPAELHEKIVRAATFNKGYEMSELLAAALLDLHWHSIKRDSAPLSVEGFEQQALQSDNMALTAVPPRYRSSYFQHIWGGGYAAGYYAYIWTQMLADDGYQWFAEHGGLTRENGDIFRQKILSRGNSSDLKALYESWRGAPPQLEPMLKNRGLAD, encoded by the coding sequence ATGAACGCCCGTCAGAATCCCTTCTTTAGCGTCAGCACACTGCCTTACCAGGCACCTCCCTTTGACCAGATTGAGGAGCAGGATTTCCTGCCTGCGCTGCAGGCGGGCATCGAAGAGAAGCGTCAGGAGATCGAGGCGATCGCTCTGAACAGCGAAGCGCCCACCTTTCTCAACACCTTTGAGGCGCTGGAGAAGAGCGGCCAGCTGCTTAACCGGGTGAATCTGGTGTTTGGTGCCATGACCTCCGCGCACACCAGCCCTTATCTGCAGCAGGTGGACGAGGAGATCGCGCCGCAGCTTACCGCGCTCAACGATGACATCATGCTGAACCGCCCACTGTTTTCGCGGCTCGATGCGGTCTATCTGCAGCGCGCAAAACTGGATGCCGAATCAAAACGGCTGGTTGAGGTGATCTGGCAGCGCTTCCAGCTGGCGGGGGCCAATCTGCCGGAGGCGCAGAAACACCAGCTTAAAGCGCTGAATCAGGAGGCGGCGCGCCTCAGCACCCGTTTCACCAATAAATTGCTGGCCGCTACCAAAGCGGGCGGACTTGTGGTCGATGATTTGCAGCAGCTGGCGGGGCTGTCACCGGCCGACCTGGCCGTGGCGCAGGCGGAAGCGCAGGCGCGCGGACTGGAGAAAAGCTGGCTGCTGGTGCTGCAGAACACCACCCAGCAACCGGCGCTGCAGAGCCTTGCCGATCGCGCAACCCGTGAAGCGCTGTTTAAGGCGGGCGTGACGCGCACGGAAAAAGGGGATGAGAACGATACCCGCGAGCTGGTGTTACGGCTGGCGCAGGTCAGGGCGGAACAGGCGCGGCTGCTGGGATTTGCCAGCTATGCCGAGTGGAAACTGCAGGATCAGATGGCAAAAACCCCCAAAGCGGCGCTGGCGTTTATGCACAACATCGTGCCAGCCGCGCGCGCCCGTGCCGAACGTGAAGCGGCGGACATCCAGCAGACTATCGACCAGCAGCAGGGCGATTTTACGCTGCAGGCCTGGGACTGGCGTTTTTATGCCGAACAGGTGCGACGCGCTCGCTACGATCTGGATGAGAGCCAGATTAAGCCCTACTTTGAGCTGAATTCGGTGTTGCAGAATGGCGTATTCTGGGCGGCGACGCAGCTCTATGGCATCCGTTTTACCCCGCGACAGGATCTGCCGGTTTATCATCCCGACGTTCAGGTCTATGAGATTTTCGATGCGGATGAAACCCCGCTGGCGCTGTTCTATACCGACTTCTTTAAACGTGACAGCAAAGGCGGCGGTGCCTGGATGAGTAACTTCGTTAACCAGTCAACGCTGCTCGACAGCAAACCGGTGATCTACAACGTCTGCAACTACACCAAGCCGCCAGCCGGTGAACCGGCGCTGCTGAGCTGGGACGACGTCATCACAATGTTTCACGAGTTTGGCCACACGCTGCACGGCCTGTTTGCCAGTCAGCGCTATCCGAGCCTGTCGGGTACGGAAACCCCGCGCGATTTCGTTGAGTTTCCTTCGCAGATCAATGAGCACTGGGCCAGCGAACCGGCGGTGTTCCGCCACTACGCCCGTCACTATCAGACGCATGAGCTGATGCCCGCTGAGCTGCATGAGAAGATCGTTCGTGCCGCGACGTTCAACAAAGGCTATGAGATGAGCGAACTGCTGGCTGCCGCGCTGCTGGATCTGCACTGGCACAGCATTAAGCGTGATTCCGCGCCGCTAAGCGTGGAGGGATTCGAGCAGCAGGCGCTGCAGAGCGACAATATGGCGCTGACGGCGGTTCCGCCGCGCTATCGGTCCAGCTATTTCCAGCACATCTGGGGCGGTGGCTATGCCGCAGGCTATTACGCCTATATCTGGACGCAGATGCTCGCGGACGATGGCTATCAATGGTTTGCGGAGCATGGCGGACTGACGCGTGAGAACGGCGACATCTTCCGGCAGAAGATTCTGTCACGGGGAAACAGCAGTGACCTTAAAGCGCTGTATGAAAGCTGGCGGGGCGCACCGCCGCAGCTGGAGCCGATGCTGAAGAATCGCGGTCTGGCGGATTAA
- the hpxO gene encoding FAD-dependent urate hydroxylase HpxO, whose protein sequence is MKAIVIGGGIGGMSSAIALEKAGIDVEVYEAVQEMKPVGAAISIWPNGVKCLNALGMKTALRALGGNMAFMAYHDGATGAPLTRFSMEPMVKQVGEYPCPVARAELQAMLIDTFGRERVQFGKRVIQVEETADGVIATFSDNSQARGDFLIAADGTHSVIREYVLEEKLERRYAGYVNWNGLVTIDERIAPADQWTTFVGDGKRVSLMPVSGNRFYFFFDVPLPKGLPQDRSTVKADLTGYFQGWAEPVQQLIAAINPDTTNRVEIHDIEPFSRFVKGRVALLGDAAHSTTPDIGQGGCAAMEDAVVLASTLASHSLGIEDALLRYQARRVERVKDLVLKARKRCDVTHAHDPAVTAEWYQSLKNETGERVLAGMCETIEAGPLG, encoded by the coding sequence ATGAAAGCAATCGTGATTGGTGGCGGTATTGGCGGGATGAGCAGCGCCATTGCGCTGGAGAAAGCCGGAATTGACGTAGAAGTCTATGAAGCCGTACAGGAGATGAAGCCCGTCGGCGCGGCGATTTCTATCTGGCCCAACGGGGTTAAATGCCTGAATGCGCTGGGAATGAAAACCGCGCTGCGCGCGCTGGGCGGCAATATGGCCTTTATGGCCTATCACGACGGTGCGACGGGCGCGCCCCTGACCCGCTTCAGTATGGAGCCGATGGTAAAACAGGTTGGCGAATATCCCTGTCCGGTGGCGCGCGCAGAGCTGCAGGCGATGCTGATTGATACCTTTGGCCGTGAGCGGGTGCAGTTCGGTAAGCGGGTGATCCAGGTCGAAGAGACCGCAGACGGCGTGATCGCCACCTTCTCTGATAACAGTCAGGCCCGCGGTGATTTTCTGATTGCGGCTGATGGCACCCATTCGGTGATCCGTGAGTATGTGCTGGAAGAGAAGCTGGAGCGACGCTACGCGGGTTACGTTAACTGGAATGGCCTGGTCACTATTGACGAGCGCATTGCGCCCGCCGATCAGTGGACCACGTTTGTGGGTGACGGCAAGCGCGTGTCACTGATGCCGGTCAGCGGCAATCGGTTCTACTTCTTCTTTGATGTGCCGCTGCCGAAAGGACTGCCACAGGATCGCAGCACCGTGAAAGCGGATTTAACCGGCTACTTCCAGGGCTGGGCGGAGCCGGTGCAGCAGCTGATCGCGGCGATTAATCCGGACACCACCAACCGGGTTGAGATCCACGACATCGAACCGTTCAGCCGCTTTGTCAAAGGACGGGTTGCCCTGCTGGGCGATGCGGCTCACAGCACCACGCCGGATATTGGTCAGGGTGGCTGCGCGGCGATGGAAGATGCCGTGGTGCTGGCCTCGACGCTGGCTTCGCATTCACTGGGCATCGAAGATGCGCTGCTGCGCTATCAGGCGCGTCGCGTTGAGCGGGTCAAAGACCTGGTGCTCAAAGCACGTAAACGCTGTGACGTGACCCATGCGCACGACCCGGCGGTCACGGCGGAGTGGTATCAGTCTCTGAAAAATGAAACCGGCGAACGGGTGCTGGCCGGCATGTGCGAAACCATTGAAGCCGGCCCGCTGGGCTAG
- a CDS encoding glycosyltransferase family 4 protein, producing the protein MKIGITNNQYPEQRNILVNPDNQYINLKKSNLFYFINPLRTRLLKKNKTFVFQPLPFSGASRADILHLFNEVAITQQKWVASFETELPRVLPVAGVAKQDNPELKRLIPYLLKDNCLGLIAISDATLNIQMKLFKPDIAQRIRRKTLVLHPPQKLFVQHKAPRQSGVLKLTFAGNEFYRKGGAEVVLAISELIEERKIDESQLDVQLIGDLAKRRNVAHRQFQDDEAFYTGIENRIKRYRCFTHHSQMENSALLQLFRQSDAGLLPTWQETYGFSVLEMQASGCPVITSNVRALPEINPASAGWVIASPLNADREYSITSVELKTQLRQSLVEGLKSTILAIIERPEMLQEKGEAAILRIKEQHDTDRYIARLNDIYSRGVVNVTQHPPVVSI; encoded by the coding sequence ATGAAAATTGGAATCACAAATAACCAGTATCCGGAGCAACGTAATATCTTAGTTAATCCGGATAACCAATATATCAATCTGAAAAAGAGCAATCTGTTCTACTTTATTAACCCGTTACGAACCCGATTGCTTAAAAAGAATAAAACCTTTGTTTTTCAGCCTTTGCCTTTTTCAGGGGCATCCCGGGCGGACATCCTGCATCTGTTTAATGAAGTCGCGATTACCCAGCAGAAGTGGGTCGCGTCGTTTGAAACGGAGCTGCCGCGCGTGTTGCCGGTGGCGGGCGTCGCCAAGCAGGATAATCCTGAGCTGAAACGCCTGATCCCTTATCTGTTAAAAGATAACTGCCTGGGGCTGATTGCTATCTCGGACGCCACGCTGAACATTCAGATGAAACTGTTCAAACCCGATATCGCCCAGCGAATCCGCCGTAAAACCCTGGTGCTGCATCCGCCACAGAAGCTGTTTGTTCAGCATAAAGCGCCGCGTCAGTCAGGTGTGCTGAAACTGACGTTTGCCGGTAACGAGTTCTACCGTAAAGGCGGAGCTGAAGTGGTGCTGGCAATCAGCGAGCTGATTGAAGAGCGCAAAATCGACGAGTCGCAGCTGGATGTGCAGCTGATTGGCGATCTCGCCAAGCGTCGCAACGTGGCTCATCGCCAGTTCCAGGATGATGAGGCGTTTTACACGGGCATTGAGAACCGCATCAAACGCTATCGCTGCTTCACGCATCATTCACAGATGGAAAACAGTGCACTGCTGCAGCTGTTCCGCCAGAGCGATGCCGGACTGTTACCGACCTGGCAGGAGACCTACGGTTTCTCGGTGCTGGAGATGCAGGCCAGCGGCTGCCCGGTGATCACCAGCAACGTTCGCGCGTTGCCAGAGATCAATCCCGCCAGTGCGGGCTGGGTGATTGCGAGTCCGCTGAACGCTGACCGTGAATACAGCATTACGTCTGTTGAGCTGAAAACGCAGCTGCGCCAGTCGCTGGTGGAAGGGCTGAAATCAACAATCCTCGCCATCATCGAACGTCCTGAGATGCTGCAGGAGAAAGGCGAAGCGGCCATTCTGCGTATCAAAGAGCAGCATGATACCGACCGTTATATTGCCAGGCTCAACGATATCTACAGCCGTGGCGTGGTAAATGTCACTCAACATCCCCCTGTTGTCTCAATTTGA